A single region of the Azospirillum brasilense genome encodes:
- a CDS encoding DUF983 domain-containing protein: MSSEQEWPPLPPLSTAPCGCCPRHGQGHLFSGFLKLRSRREAGRLDCSNADPADGPAFFLTCFVGIPTVLLALGIGTKIEPPCWMHLVTTLPFLLLACIPPLRPLKHWLVASQCFRKAGEARFGTAAPTQPSAAPPADKDPRST, encoded by the coding sequence ATGTCATCCGAACAGGAGTGGCCGCCTCTTCCCCCTCTCAGCACCGCACCGTGTGGATGCTGCCCACGTCATGGGCAGGGTCATCTGTTCAGCGGCTTCCTGAAGCTGCGATCCCGCCGCGAGGCCGGGCGTCTGGACTGCTCCAACGCCGACCCGGCTGACGGCCCCGCCTTCTTCCTGACCTGCTTCGTCGGCATTCCCACGGTCCTCTTGGCGCTCGGGATCGGGACAAAGATTGAGCCCCCTTGCTGGATGCACCTTGTCACGACCCTGCCGTTCCTGTTGCTGGCCTGTATTCCGCCCTTGCGGCCATTGAAGCATTGGCTGGTGGCCAGCCAATGCTTCCGCAAGGCCGGGGAAGCCCGCTTCGGTACAGCCGCGCCAACCCAGCCGTCGGCGGCCCCGCCCGCAGACAAAGACCCACGATCGACCTGA
- a CDS encoding MFS transporter: MQFVTVCSSKTNNVNLNASNFPPELIQAWKTYRCLGHHVGHLPQGVAQTLADLRSAERNAVSSVSTSSPSRLEAGSVPRAALPTAALSGLAASGFLCIVTETLPAGLQPQIASGLRISEAIAGQLVAVYALGSLLAAIPLTSLSQGLPRRSVLLAAILCFVIGNTLTAWAGSITVVLVARFVAGCAAGLAWGILAGYARSIVRPDQTGPAMALAMVGVPLALSLGVPLGTFLGGLVGWRGSFLILSALSVMLIGWIIAKVPDAPGRTGDDRPSLRRVIATPGVVPIFLVILTWMTAHNILYTYIAPFATAAAVRVDLVLLAFGASSLVGIWMVGRLVDRMLRALVLLAIGSFAAVAILLTFAGEQGVAVYAAAIIWGLGFGGAGAMMQTASADAAGDGVDLAQAMVTTAWNLAITAGGALGGALLTTGGTPLLPPVVTALALVAFLIALAARRFAFPPGLRAPSGC, from the coding sequence ATGCAATTCGTAACCGTATGCTCCTCGAAGACCAACAATGTCAACTTGAATGCATCCAATTTCCCGCCGGAACTCATACAAGCATGGAAGACATACAGGTGCCTCGGCCACCATGTCGGCCACTTGCCGCAAGGCGTCGCGCAGACCCTGGCGGACCTTCGGAGCGCCGAGCGCAATGCGGTCAGCTCGGTCAGCACCTCCTCGCCAAGTCGCCTCGAAGCAGGGTCAGTCCCGCGCGCCGCTCTCCCCACCGCAGCGCTGTCAGGCCTCGCCGCCAGTGGTTTCCTGTGCATCGTTACCGAGACGCTCCCCGCTGGATTGCAGCCGCAGATTGCGTCCGGCTTGCGGATCTCCGAAGCGATCGCGGGACAGCTCGTCGCTGTCTATGCCTTGGGGTCTCTGTTGGCGGCGATCCCGCTTACGAGCCTGAGCCAAGGCCTTCCCAGAAGGAGCGTTTTGCTCGCCGCCATTCTCTGCTTCGTCATCGGCAACACGCTAACGGCATGGGCGGGATCGATCACCGTTGTGCTGGTTGCGCGGTTCGTCGCCGGGTGTGCGGCGGGGCTCGCCTGGGGGATCCTCGCGGGCTACGCGCGCAGCATCGTACGTCCGGACCAGACCGGGCCGGCAATGGCGCTCGCCATGGTTGGCGTGCCGCTGGCGCTCTCGCTCGGTGTACCCTTGGGGACCTTTCTCGGGGGCTTGGTCGGGTGGCGCGGTTCGTTCCTGATCCTATCGGCGCTCAGCGTCATGCTGATTGGGTGGATCATTGCGAAAGTGCCCGATGCGCCCGGTCGGACCGGCGACGATCGGCCTTCGCTGCGCCGTGTCATCGCTACGCCAGGTGTCGTGCCGATCTTCCTCGTCATCCTCACATGGATGACGGCACACAACATCCTTTACACCTACATCGCGCCGTTCGCGACGGCTGCGGCCGTGCGGGTCGATCTCGTACTGCTGGCATTCGGCGCCAGTTCGCTCGTCGGCATTTGGATGGTCGGGCGGCTGGTGGATCGGATGCTGCGCGCACTGGTACTACTGGCGATCGGTTCGTTCGCAGCCGTCGCGATCCTCCTGACTTTCGCTGGCGAACAGGGCGTTGCCGTCTATGCGGCGGCCATCATTTGGGGTCTCGGCTTTGGCGGCGCCGGCGCGATGATGCAGACGGCGTCAGCGGACGCAGCCGGTGATGGCGTCGATCTGGCACAGGCAATGGTGACCACGGCGTGGAACCTGGCGATCACGGCCGGCGGGGCGCTTGGCGGGGCGCTGCTCACGACCGGAGGGACGCCGCTGCTACCACCCGTGGTCACCGCACTGGCCCTGGTCGCCTTTCTTATCGCGCTGGCCGCACGCCGCTTCGCCTTTCCGCCCGGTCTCCGTGCCCCATCGGGCTGCTGA
- a CDS encoding LacI family DNA-binding transcriptional regulator, whose product MSRDGAAPPRIVEIARLAGVSPITVSRALRHPEKVAEAKRRKILEIVERTGYATNPHARALRSGQSNIVAAFVSNLQSQQFCLAVQGCGEVLEPQGYQLMIGQTSYSYAKETTMIQSLREMRPAAVMFTGVIEIEENRRALRALGIPIMETWAYPRDPIDMLVGFSNIDSGRLAAEHFAERGYRRIGFIGRRSGRGALRLTGFREGARAAGLDIVAELSVDGVSSMVDGRRALADLLSRNAEVEAVFCANDLLATGALLEARRLGMRLPDDIAILGFGHNDVAEELPPGLTTIGIDSRDLGRQAGSMILQRMRGETLSEPTCAVELTLTRRGSS is encoded by the coding sequence GTGTCCCGTGATGGGGCGGCTCCGCCGCGCATCGTCGAGATCGCGCGGCTTGCCGGTGTCTCGCCGATCACCGTCTCGCGCGCCCTGCGCCATCCGGAAAAGGTGGCCGAGGCCAAGCGCCGCAAGATCCTGGAGATCGTGGAGCGCACCGGCTACGCCACCAACCCGCATGCCCGCGCGCTGAGGTCCGGCCAGTCGAACATCGTCGCCGCCTTCGTCTCGAACCTGCAGAGCCAGCAGTTCTGCCTCGCCGTTCAGGGCTGCGGCGAGGTGCTGGAGCCGCAGGGCTACCAGCTGATGATCGGGCAGACCTCCTACTCCTACGCCAAGGAGACGACGATGATCCAGTCGCTGCGCGAGATGCGTCCGGCGGCGGTCATGTTCACCGGCGTCATCGAGATCGAGGAGAACCGGCGGGCGCTGCGGGCTCTGGGAATCCCGATCATGGAAACCTGGGCCTATCCCCGCGACCCGATCGACATGCTGGTCGGCTTCTCGAACATCGACAGCGGCCGCCTGGCGGCCGAGCATTTCGCCGAACGCGGCTACCGTCGCATCGGATTCATCGGTCGCCGCAGCGGCCGCGGCGCCCTCCGACTCACCGGCTTCCGCGAGGGCGCACGCGCCGCCGGGCTCGACATCGTCGCCGAACTGTCTGTCGACGGGGTCAGCAGCATGGTCGACGGCCGCCGCGCGCTCGCCGACCTTCTGTCGCGCAACGCGGAGGTCGAGGCCGTGTTCTGCGCCAACGACCTGCTGGCGACCGGCGCGCTGCTGGAGGCGCGCCGGCTGGGCATGCGCCTGCCCGACGACATCGCCATTCTCGGCTTCGGCCACAACGACGTTGCCGAAGAGCTGCCGCCCGGCCTGACCACCATCGGGATCGACAGCCGTGACCTTGGCCGTCAGGCCGGGTCGATGATCCTGCAACGAATGCGCGGCGAGACGCTTTCGGAACCGACCTGTGCCGTCGAACTGACGCTGACCCGCCGCGGCAGCAGCTGA
- a CDS encoding succinylglutamate desuccinylase/aspartoacylase family protein, which produces MHTGLYHALDFAADGKSLDFLSIPFSVDRSPYYQVKVPVCRVRNGAGPRVLLMAGNHGDEYEGELLLGRLFRRLDPARIRGEVTILPATNAPAVMAARRRSPLDEGNLNRAFPGDPAGSPTFRLAHFLEHELFPRHDVVFDLHSGGTSMAHLPCALIERQGTPDRLGRALELMRALGMPYGFVAENGATAPTSMAAAARAGVIGISGEFGGGGTVTPETMAYTARAIDNLLIAVGLTDAPVLSVSGPVPVPQQLPMQLLQLDSHRQAIYALRRGWFEPAVDVGARVDAGDLAGWFHDLTRFDQPEEELRFQEAGIVISRRLHSDSEAGDCLIQVARPVEEAGVLTRAA; this is translated from the coding sequence ATGCACACTGGCCTCTACCACGCGCTCGATTTCGCCGCCGACGGCAAGTCGCTGGATTTCCTCAGCATCCCGTTCTCGGTGGACCGCTCCCCCTATTATCAGGTGAAGGTCCCGGTCTGCCGCGTGCGCAACGGGGCCGGTCCGCGCGTGCTGCTGATGGCGGGCAACCATGGCGACGAGTACGAAGGCGAATTGCTGCTGGGCCGCCTGTTCCGCCGGCTCGATCCCGCGCGCATCCGCGGCGAGGTGACGATCCTGCCGGCCACCAACGCGCCGGCCGTGATGGCGGCGCGGCGCCGCTCGCCGCTGGACGAGGGCAATCTCAACCGCGCCTTCCCCGGCGACCCGGCCGGATCCCCGACCTTCCGACTGGCGCATTTCCTCGAGCACGAGCTGTTTCCGCGCCACGACGTGGTGTTCGACCTGCATTCCGGCGGCACCTCGATGGCCCACCTGCCGTGCGCCCTGATCGAGCGGCAAGGCACGCCCGACCGGCTGGGCCGCGCCCTGGAACTGATGCGGGCGCTGGGCATGCCCTACGGCTTCGTGGCCGAGAACGGCGCCACGGCGCCGACCTCGATGGCGGCGGCGGCGCGGGCCGGGGTCATCGGCATCAGCGGCGAGTTCGGCGGCGGCGGCACGGTGACGCCGGAGACCATGGCCTATACCGCCCGCGCGATCGACAACCTGCTGATCGCCGTCGGGTTGACCGATGCGCCGGTCCTCTCGGTTTCCGGGCCGGTTCCTGTCCCCCAGCAATTGCCTATGCAGTTGCTTCAGCTTGACAGCCACCGGCAGGCGATCTACGCGCTGCGGCGCGGCTGGTTCGAGCCGGCGGTCGACGTCGGGGCGCGGGTCGACGCCGGTGACCTCGCCGGCTGGTTCCACGACCTGACGCGCTTCGACCAGCCGGAGGAGGAACTGCGCTTCCAGGAGGCGGGCATCGTCATCTCGCGGCGCCTGCACAGCGACAGCGAGGCCGGCGACTGCCTGATCCAGGTGGCGCGACCGGTCGAGGAGGCGGGCGTCCTGACGCGCGCGGCCTGA
- a CDS encoding RidA family protein, whose protein sequence is MITRFQVGSRMSQAVVCQGMVHIAGQVANNRKASIGEQTRDVLAKIDALLEEAGSDKSKLVAVNVFLPHITDFDAMNEVYDAWIDPANPPARACTEARLADPDLRVEMTALAAL, encoded by the coding sequence ATGATTACGAGGTTCCAGGTTGGTTCGCGCATGAGCCAGGCCGTCGTCTGCCAGGGCATGGTCCACATCGCGGGTCAGGTCGCCAACAACCGCAAGGCTTCGATCGGGGAGCAGACCCGGGACGTGCTGGCGAAGATCGACGCCCTGCTGGAGGAAGCCGGCAGCGACAAGTCCAAGCTGGTCGCCGTCAACGTTTTCCTGCCGCACATCACCGACTTCGACGCCATGAACGAGGTCTACGACGCCTGGATCGACCCCGCCAACCCGCCGGCCCGCGCCTGCACCGAGGCGCGGCTGGCCGATCCGGACCTGCGGGTCGAGATGACGGCGCTGGCCGCTCTGTAA
- a CDS encoding transporter substrate-binding domain-containing protein — protein MRLFRTLAAAVAVCATVALSATALPSAAKADALQNVLSAGKLRVGVLMDAAPWGFKDAKGEAAGLDIDLAKLMAADMGVKLDLVQVTGANRIPSLLANKVDVLIAAAGATPERAQQVTFSQPYAAVNLGVYGLKGMATATDAAELKGHSIGVAKGSTLDIWLTDNAPGAKLVRFEDTPGAIAAYLAGQVEAFAENSAIALKVTEDNPGKDVELKFLIRQSPAHVAVRHGEQDMVNWINTFLFYNRLNGKLSALQMKWFKEKQTLPQM, from the coding sequence GTGAGACTCTTCCGGACCCTTGCCGCCGCCGTGGCGGTCTGCGCCACCGTCGCCCTGTCCGCCACCGCCCTGCCGTCCGCCGCGAAGGCGGATGCCCTGCAGAACGTATTGTCGGCGGGCAAGCTGCGCGTCGGCGTGCTGATGGACGCCGCCCCCTGGGGCTTCAAGGACGCCAAGGGCGAGGCCGCCGGCCTCGACATCGACCTTGCCAAGCTGATGGCCGCCGACATGGGCGTGAAGCTGGATCTGGTCCAGGTGACCGGCGCCAACCGCATCCCCAGCCTGCTCGCCAACAAGGTGGACGTGCTGATCGCCGCCGCCGGCGCGACGCCGGAGCGCGCCCAGCAGGTGACCTTCTCCCAGCCCTACGCCGCGGTCAATCTCGGCGTCTACGGGCTGAAGGGGATGGCCACCGCCACCGACGCGGCCGAGCTGAAGGGCCACAGCATCGGCGTCGCCAAGGGCTCGACGCTCGACATCTGGCTGACCGACAACGCCCCCGGCGCCAAGCTGGTCCGTTTCGAGGACACCCCCGGCGCCATCGCCGCCTATCTGGCCGGCCAGGTCGAGGCATTCGCCGAGAACAGCGCCATCGCGCTGAAGGTCACGGAAGACAATCCCGGCAAGGATGTCGAGCTGAAGTTCCTGATCCGCCAGTCGCCGGCCCATGTGGCCGTCCGCCACGGCGAACAGGACATGGTCAATTGGATCAACACCTTCCTGTTCTACAACCGCCTGAACGGCAAGCTGAGCGCCCTTCAGATGAAGTGGTTCAAGGAAAAGCAGACGCTTCCGCAGATGTAA
- a CDS encoding amino acid ABC transporter ATP-binding protein, whose translation MALVDIKNVTKSYGSIEVLKGVSLSIDEGEIVTIIGKSGSGKSTLLRCINALERIDGGEITVEGQSVRTDMPNLRGFRQRVGIVFQAFNLFPHLTVERNITLAPVLNKRIAKAEGRALALDVLARVGLADKIDAYPAQLSGGQQQRVAIARCLAMGPHLMLFDEVTSALDPELVGEVLKVMEDMARQGMTMVLVTHEMGFARNVASKIVFMHQGRVWEEGPPAELFANPRTPELRSFIASAR comes from the coding sequence ATGGCGCTCGTTGACATCAAGAACGTTACCAAGAGCTACGGTTCCATCGAGGTGCTCAAGGGGGTTTCGCTCAGCATCGACGAGGGCGAGATCGTCACCATCATCGGCAAGTCGGGCTCCGGCAAATCGACCCTGCTGCGCTGCATCAACGCGCTGGAGCGCATCGACGGCGGCGAGATCACGGTGGAGGGCCAGTCGGTGCGCACCGACATGCCGAACCTGCGCGGCTTCCGCCAGCGCGTCGGCATCGTCTTCCAGGCCTTCAACCTGTTCCCGCACCTGACGGTGGAACGCAACATCACGCTGGCCCCGGTCCTCAACAAGCGGATCGCCAAGGCGGAGGGCCGGGCGCTGGCGCTGGACGTGCTGGCCCGCGTCGGGCTGGCCGACAAGATCGACGCCTATCCGGCCCAGCTCTCGGGCGGGCAGCAGCAGCGCGTCGCCATCGCCCGCTGCCTCGCCATGGGGCCGCACCTGATGCTGTTCGACGAGGTCACCTCGGCCCTCGACCCGGAGCTGGTCGGCGAGGTTCTGAAGGTGATGGAGGACATGGCGCGGCAGGGCATGACCATGGTCCTGGTCACCCACGAGATGGGCTTCGCCCGCAACGTCGCCTCCAAGATCGTCTTCATGCACCAGGGCCGCGTCTGGGAGGAGGGGCCGCCGGCGGAACTCTTCGCCAATCCCCGCACCCCCGAACTGCGGAGCTTCATCGCCTCCGCGCGCTGA
- a CDS encoding amino acid ABC transporter permease: MRSFSLADFLSLLSALQWTGVLVLIALAFGAPLALGLALMRTSARRALRWTATAFLQLVQGVPLLGLLMFFYFGMPVFLGVEMPPLVAVGIAMTVYTASFLGEIWRGGIEAVKHEQWEAAACLGLSTWHQFRYVIAPQAFRMALPPTVGFLVQLIKGTSLASIVGFVELARAGQLVSAATFQPLLVYSIVAAIYFAACLPLTLWARSLEARLNGAR, encoded by the coding sequence ATGCGTTCCTTTTCCCTCGCCGACTTCCTGTCGCTGCTCAGCGCGCTGCAATGGACGGGCGTCCTCGTCCTCATCGCGCTCGCCTTCGGCGCTCCGCTGGCGTTGGGGCTGGCCCTGATGCGGACCAGCGCCCGCCGCGCGCTGCGCTGGACCGCCACCGCCTTCCTCCAGCTCGTCCAGGGCGTCCCGCTGCTCGGCCTGCTGATGTTCTTCTACTTCGGCATGCCGGTCTTCCTGGGGGTGGAGATGCCGCCGCTGGTCGCCGTCGGCATCGCCATGACCGTCTACACCGCCTCCTTCCTCGGCGAGATCTGGCGCGGCGGCATCGAGGCGGTGAAGCACGAGCAGTGGGAGGCCGCCGCCTGCCTCGGCCTGTCGACCTGGCACCAGTTCCGCTACGTCATCGCGCCGCAGGCCTTCCGCATGGCGCTGCCGCCGACCGTCGGCTTCCTCGTCCAGCTCATCAAGGGCACGTCGCTGGCCTCGATCGTCGGCTTCGTCGAACTCGCCCGCGCCGGGCAGCTGGTCAGCGCCGCCACCTTCCAGCCCCTGCTGGTCTATTCGATCGTCGCGGCGATCTACTTCGCCGCCTGCCTGCCCCTCACCCTGTGGGCGCGTTCCCTGGAGGCCCGTCTCAATGGCGCTCGTTGA
- a CDS encoding amino acid ABC transporter permease — protein MQTLNFQQLLRYQDQLIDGTLHTLLLTLVAALIGTAIGVAGAAAVRSGPRPVRWAIRGYVELIRNTPSLIQLFVVFFVLPGFGLRMGAFEAAAIALGLYFGAYCTEIVRAGLDAIPGSQVEAGQCLGLTRWQVFRHVVLPPALRSVYPAFTSQFVLLLLGTSLASQISAEELFHTGGFIETRTYRSFEVYAVICGIYFALVMTFKLLFAAVGHLAFRWPVRR, from the coding sequence ATGCAGACATTGAATTTCCAGCAGCTCCTGCGTTACCAGGACCAGCTGATCGACGGCACGCTGCACACGCTGCTGCTGACCCTGGTCGCCGCGCTGATCGGCACCGCCATCGGCGTCGCCGGGGCGGCGGCAGTGCGCAGCGGGCCGCGCCCGGTGCGCTGGGCGATCCGCGGCTATGTCGAGCTGATCCGCAACACGCCCTCGCTGATCCAGCTGTTCGTGGTCTTCTTCGTGCTGCCGGGCTTCGGGCTGCGGATGGGAGCCTTCGAGGCGGCGGCGATCGCGCTCGGCCTCTATTTCGGCGCCTACTGCACCGAGATCGTCCGCGCCGGGCTCGACGCCATCCCCGGCAGCCAGGTCGAGGCCGGCCAGTGCCTGGGGCTGACCCGCTGGCAGGTGTTCCGCCATGTCGTGCTGCCGCCGGCCCTGCGCAGCGTCTATCCCGCTTTCACCAGCCAGTTCGTCCTGCTGCTGCTCGGCACCTCGCTCGCCTCGCAGATCTCGGCGGAGGAGCTGTTCCACACCGGCGGCTTCATCGAGACGCGCACCTACCGCAGCTTCGAGGTCTATGCCGTGATCTGCGGCATCTACTTCGCCCTGGTGATGACCTTCAAACTGCTGTTCGCCGCGGTGGGGCACCTCGCCTTCCGCTGGCCGGTGCGGCGCTGA
- a CDS encoding alanine racemase yields MSLFLDALLDSPLDDSIRGVPPGAAPLRLRDVGAQGWRPAAGDMALPVLTLDEDAFAANRDLIFAYARRHGVALAPHAKTPMAPQIASALVEAGAWGATVANLQQAAVLLRAGVTRLILANEIGGRASGERLGALLAAHPDADLRAFADSPAAVETLAAAARAAGRRLPVLVEVGAGRAGARDRAAVDAILAAIVRHPGLLVLDGVATYEGAVATADPAETAANIAVLMRRTAEAFALVRALAPERPLLLTAGGSAFFDMVVAGLVPVAEADGNATLVLRSGAIFFHDHGVYERALGALDARQGFACGGATAADFRPALRLWAEVLTRPEPELAICGFGMRDASFDQDLPRPLRVHRDGAALSAEGLRVTRLNDQHAFVAVPGGHDLAVGDIVEFGISHPCTCIDRWRVLFGLGADGRVRSAYRTFFG; encoded by the coding sequence ATGAGCCTGTTTCTCGATGCCCTGCTCGACAGCCCTTTAGACGACAGCATCCGGGGGGTGCCGCCCGGGGCGGCGCCGCTGCGGCTGCGCGATGTCGGCGCCCAGGGCTGGCGGCCGGCCGCGGGCGACATGGCGCTTCCGGTGCTGACGCTCGACGAGGACGCCTTCGCCGCCAACCGGGACCTGATCTTCGCCTATGCGCGCCGTCACGGTGTGGCGCTGGCCCCGCACGCCAAGACGCCGATGGCCCCGCAGATCGCCTCCGCCCTGGTGGAGGCCGGCGCCTGGGGCGCCACCGTCGCCAACCTGCAGCAGGCGGCCGTTCTGCTGCGCGCCGGCGTGACCCGGCTGATCCTCGCCAATGAGATCGGCGGCCGGGCCAGCGGCGAGCGGCTGGGCGCGCTGCTCGCCGCCCACCCCGACGCCGATTTGCGCGCCTTCGCCGATTCCCCCGCCGCGGTCGAGACGCTCGCCGCCGCGGCGCGTGCCGCCGGCCGGCGGCTGCCCGTCCTGGTCGAGGTCGGCGCCGGCCGCGCCGGCGCCCGCGACCGGGCGGCGGTGGACGCGATCCTCGCCGCGATCGTCCGGCATCCCGGCCTGCTGGTCCTCGACGGCGTCGCCACCTACGAAGGGGCGGTCGCGACCGCCGATCCGGCCGAGACCGCCGCCAACATCGCCGTCCTGATGCGGCGCACGGCGGAGGCCTTCGCGCTGGTGCGCGCGCTGGCGCCGGAGCGGCCGCTGCTGCTCACCGCGGGCGGGTCCGCCTTCTTCGACATGGTGGTCGCCGGTCTGGTGCCGGTCGCCGAAGCCGATGGCAACGCCACGCTGGTGCTGCGCAGCGGCGCCATCTTCTTCCACGACCACGGCGTCTACGAACGCGCGCTCGGCGCGCTCGACGCCCGGCAGGGGTTCGCCTGCGGCGGCGCCACCGCGGCCGATTTCCGCCCGGCCCTGCGCCTGTGGGCGGAGGTGCTGACCCGGCCCGAGCCGGAACTGGCCATCTGCGGCTTCGGCATGCGCGACGCCTCCTTCGACCAGGACCTGCCCCGGCCCCTGCGGGTCCACCGCGACGGCGCCGCGCTCTCCGCGGAGGGCCTGCGGGTGACCCGGCTGAACGACCAGCACGCCTTCGTCGCCGTGCCGGGCGGACACGATCTCGCCGTCGGGGATATCGTCGAGTTCGGGATCTCGCACCCCTGCACCTGCATCGACCGCTGGCGGGTGCTGTTCGGCCTCGGCGCCGACGGGCGGGTCCGCAGCGCCTACCGCACCTTCTTCGGCTGA
- a CDS encoding nuclear transport factor 2 family protein encodes MTTSAAITFDFGDLKRAIEQSDADTLVRFYADDAEMIIVDRNRPPSAPMTLSGKEKITAFWRDVCSRNMTHRVGREVVGADRAAFVEECAYPDGCHVMSAMTLDLRNGRIAKHLTVQAWDEVSCATGPAS; translated from the coding sequence ATGACCACGTCGGCGGCCATAACCTTCGATTTCGGTGACCTGAAACGAGCCATCGAACAGAGCGATGCTGATACGCTGGTTCGGTTTTATGCCGATGATGCCGAGATGATCATCGTCGATCGCAACCGTCCGCCCAGCGCGCCGATGACGCTGTCGGGCAAAGAAAAAATCACGGCGTTCTGGCGCGATGTCTGCTCCAGGAACATGACGCATCGTGTCGGTCGGGAGGTGGTTGGGGCGGACCGCGCCGCCTTCGTTGAAGAGTGCGCCTACCCCGACGGGTGCCATGTGATGTCGGCGATGACACTCGACCTGCGAAATGGCCGGATCGCCAAGCACCTCACTGTCCAGGCATGGGATGAGGTCAGCTGCGCGACTGGTCCGGCATCCTGA